A portion of the Cryptomeria japonica chromosome 5, Sugi_1.0, whole genome shotgun sequence genome contains these proteins:
- the LOC131032754 gene encoding cypmaclein-like → MAARSFLCLLIMALLVQSSLETAEIGDSKSLGLPANGVNRRLLQAIDCKGACGQRCKAASLNDRCLRACGTCCARCKCVPPGTYGNKDLCPCYANMKTHGNKPKCP, encoded by the exons ATGGCTGCAAGGAGCTTTCTGTGCCTTTTGATAATGGCTCTGCTTGTTCAG AGTTCCCTGGAAACTGCTGAGATTGGAGATTCAAAATCACTTGGG TTGCCAGCAAATGGGGTGAACAGAAGACTTCTTCAGGCAATAG ATTGCAAAGGTGCATGTGGACAAAGATGCAAAGCAGCATCTCTGAATGACCGTTGTCTGAGAGCGTGTGGAACATGTTGTGCAAGATGCAAGTGTGTTCCTCCTGGTACATATGGAAACAAGGACCTCTGCCCCTGCTATGCCAACATGAAAACACATGGCAACAAACCCAAATGTCCTTGA